From one Microlunatus sp. Gsoil 973 genomic stretch:
- a CDS encoding NCS2 family permease: MGAPTTETTRPPTEPTGLIDRWFEITARGSTVGREVRGGLVTFFTMAYILALNPLIIGTAADHNGNLLGGAPWKDAAGQVISANVGHSITLVAGATALVAGVTTIAMGIFGRFPLGLATGLGLNALVAFTVAPQMTWPQAMGLVVIEGVVIAVLVLTGFRTAVFRAVPSSLRAAISVGIGLFIAFVGLADAGVVRAGDGTLVQLGLHGSLTGWPMLVFAIGLFTVAVLHIRRVRGAMLISIVAATVVAVIIQLFAQLPAQSDAHPTGWALNIPTLGKIISVPDLSLIGHVDVFGAFLDGGIGRFVPLVLLVFALILSDFFDTMGTVVAIGAEGNLLDKHGNPPHLTQILLVDSLAAAAGGVGSVSSNTTYIESASGVGEGARTGLASVITGLGFLVAMFLAPLAGLVPSEAATPALVFVGFLMMSQVTKINWSELEEGLPAFLTMALMPFTYSITNGIGAGFVMYAFLKIIRGKARSVHPLMYGIAVAFLIYFLQGLINSWIS, from the coding sequence ATGGGAGCACCCACCACCGAGACGACCCGGCCGCCGACCGAACCCACCGGGCTGATCGATCGCTGGTTCGAGATCACCGCCCGGGGGTCGACGGTCGGCCGGGAGGTCCGGGGCGGCCTGGTGACGTTCTTCACCATGGCCTACATCCTGGCCCTGAATCCGTTGATCATCGGGACTGCCGCCGACCACAACGGCAACCTGTTGGGCGGCGCACCCTGGAAGGACGCCGCAGGGCAGGTGATCAGCGCCAATGTCGGTCACTCGATCACCTTGGTCGCCGGCGCCACCGCCCTGGTAGCGGGCGTCACGACGATCGCCATGGGTATCTTCGGCCGGTTCCCGCTCGGTCTGGCCACCGGCCTCGGCCTGAACGCCCTGGTGGCGTTCACCGTCGCGCCCCAGATGACCTGGCCGCAGGCCATGGGCCTGGTGGTCATCGAGGGTGTGGTGATCGCGGTCCTGGTGCTCACCGGATTCCGGACCGCCGTCTTCCGTGCGGTCCCGTCGTCGTTGCGGGCGGCCATCTCGGTCGGCATCGGTCTGTTCATCGCCTTCGTCGGCCTGGCCGATGCCGGTGTGGTCCGGGCCGGGGACGGCACCCTGGTCCAGCTCGGGTTGCACGGATCGCTGACCGGCTGGCCGATGTTGGTGTTCGCCATCGGCCTGTTCACGGTCGCCGTGCTGCACATCCGTCGGGTCCGCGGCGCGATGTTGATCTCCATCGTCGCCGCCACGGTGGTGGCAGTGATCATCCAGCTGTTCGCCCAGCTGCCGGCGCAGAGTGACGCGCACCCGACCGGCTGGGCACTGAACATCCCGACTCTTGGCAAGATCATCTCGGTACCCGATCTCAGCCTGATCGGACACGTCGACGTGTTCGGCGCGTTCCTCGACGGCGGTATCGGCCGCTTCGTGCCGCTGGTGCTGCTGGTCTTCGCACTGATCCTGTCCGACTTCTTCGACACCATGGGCACCGTGGTGGCCATCGGCGCCGAGGGCAATCTGCTGGACAAGCACGGCAACCCGCCGCACCTGACCCAGATCCTGCTGGTCGACTCGCTGGCTGCGGCGGCCGGTGGAGTCGGGTCGGTGTCCTCCAACACCACCTACATCGAGTCCGCGTCGGGTGTCGGCGAGGGCGCCCGGACGGGGCTGGCGTCGGTGATCACCGGCCTCGGCTTCCTGGTCGCGATGTTCCTGGCGCCGCTGGCCGGCCTGGTGCCGTCGGAGGCGGCGACTCCTGCGCTGGTCTTCGTCGGCTTCCTGATGATGTCCCAGGTCACCAAGATCAACTGGTCCGAGCTGGAGGAGGGGCTGCCCGCCTTCCTGACCATGGCCCTGATGCCGTTCACCTACTCGATCACCAACGGCATCGGCGCAGGCTTCGTGATGTACGCCTTCCTCAAGATCATCCGCGGCAAGGCGCGCAGCGTCCATCCGCTGATGTACGGGATCGCGGTCGCCTTCCTCATCTACTTCCTGCAAGGGCTGATCAACAGCTGGATCAGCTGA
- a CDS encoding PPK2 family polyphosphate kinase, translating to MPKKASRKAESAAKQSASPDLRRKLRVTVEDGTVDLAEHPPRRIPTGPKTKKAARKQLKSIGAELKELQERLYAAGTDGDKRAVLLVLQGMDTSGKGGVIEHVVGIVGPAGTHVRAFKKPTAEEQSHDFLWRIRRELPYGGVIGVFDRSHYEDVLVTVVHDQIDDAERIRRYRLINEFEAELDAAGTRVIKCFLNISYDEQRERLLSRLDDPAKNWKFNVGDIDERRLWPKYQRAYAQALAATSTEVAPWYAIPGDRKWYRNWAVAVLLRDTLRELHPDYPHPDLDIPQLKRRLAPPN from the coding sequence ATGCCGAAGAAGGCCTCCCGCAAAGCAGAGTCCGCCGCCAAGCAGAGCGCGTCGCCGGATCTGCGACGTAAGCTCCGGGTCACCGTCGAGGACGGGACCGTCGATCTTGCCGAGCATCCGCCGCGACGGATTCCGACGGGGCCGAAGACCAAGAAGGCCGCCCGGAAACAGCTGAAATCGATCGGCGCGGAGTTGAAGGAGCTGCAGGAGCGGCTGTACGCCGCCGGGACAGACGGCGACAAGAGGGCCGTGTTGCTGGTGCTGCAGGGCATGGACACCTCCGGCAAGGGCGGGGTGATCGAACATGTCGTGGGCATCGTCGGACCGGCCGGTACCCACGTCCGCGCATTCAAGAAGCCGACGGCCGAGGAGCAGAGCCACGACTTCCTCTGGCGGATCCGCCGGGAACTGCCGTACGGCGGCGTGATCGGCGTCTTCGATCGGTCACATTACGAGGATGTCCTGGTCACCGTGGTTCATGATCAGATCGATGACGCTGAGCGGATCCGCCGCTATCGGCTGATCAACGAGTTCGAGGCCGAGCTCGACGCTGCCGGTACCAGAGTGATCAAGTGCTTCCTGAACATCTCCTACGACGAACAGCGCGAACGGCTGCTGTCCAGGCTGGACGATCCGGCCAAGAACTGGAAGTTCAACGTCGGTGACATCGACGAGCGTCGGCTCTGGCCGAAGTATCAGCGGGCCTACGCCCAGGCTCTGGCGGCCACCTCGACCGAGGTGGCCCCCTGGTACGCGATCCCCGGCGACCGGAAGTGGTACCGGAACTGGGCCGTCGCCGTACTGCTGCGGGACACCCTGCGGGAGTTGCATCCGGACTATCCGCATCCCGACCTGGATATTCCGCAGCTGAAACGACGGCTGGCGCCGCCGAACTGA
- the phoA gene encoding alkaline phosphatase produces MKLTRPAPRRSEGRPVTRFRRRRLAVAGLILAVTAIAVPTGATAHGSHNDPTADARRNVVGGAARNVILLIGDGMGDSEITIARNYQVGANGRLAMDSLPMTGAYTTYAVQKDDPTKPDYVTDSAASGTGWSTGHKTYNGAVSVLPDGTTAVPTSLELAKRAGYRTGDVTTAEIEDATPAVQTAHVAERSCYGPDDMADCPAQDVRNGGPGSIAEQQAALQPDLLLGGGSAAYQQVIKGGRYAGMTVRQKAESLGTEVLTTAGELKSARGHRPILGLFAPGNLDLEWTGPTPTEQGTQPARCAINTARNSDQPHLAEMTTKAISILDARSRHSRRGFFLQVEGASIDKQDHAANPCGQIGETIAFDAAVRSALDYQRTHRDTLVVVTADHGHTSQIVETGTTTAGVTATLTTNEGADLTISYATTEYPGSQQHTGTQVRIAAGGPQAASVLGVTDQTDLFFTVRRALSLH; encoded by the coding sequence ATGAAGCTGACCAGACCTGCTCCCCGGCGGAGCGAGGGCCGCCCCGTCACCCGCTTCCGGCGACGCCGCCTGGCTGTCGCCGGGTTGATTCTCGCCGTTACCGCAATCGCCGTGCCGACCGGGGCAACCGCCCACGGGTCGCACAACGACCCGACCGCCGACGCACGCAGGAACGTTGTCGGCGGAGCGGCCCGCAACGTGATCCTCTTGATCGGCGACGGCATGGGCGACTCCGAGATCACCATCGCCCGCAACTACCAGGTCGGCGCGAACGGGCGGCTGGCGATGGACTCACTGCCGATGACCGGGGCCTACACGACCTACGCCGTACAGAAGGACGACCCGACCAAACCCGACTACGTCACCGATTCGGCGGCCTCGGGCACCGGCTGGTCGACCGGGCACAAGACCTACAACGGCGCCGTCTCGGTGTTGCCCGACGGCACGACCGCGGTGCCGACGTCGCTGGAGCTGGCCAAGCGTGCCGGGTACCGGACCGGTGATGTGACCACGGCCGAGATCGAGGACGCCACGCCTGCGGTCCAGACGGCGCACGTCGCCGAACGAAGCTGCTACGGACCCGACGACATGGCCGACTGTCCGGCCCAGGATGTCCGCAACGGCGGGCCCGGTTCGATCGCCGAGCAGCAGGCCGCCCTGCAACCCGACCTCCTGTTGGGCGGCGGATCGGCCGCGTACCAGCAGGTGATCAAGGGCGGGCGGTACGCCGGGATGACCGTACGGCAGAAGGCCGAGTCCCTCGGCACCGAGGTCCTCACCACCGCCGGCGAGCTGAAGTCGGCCCGCGGTCACCGGCCGATCCTCGGGCTGTTCGCCCCGGGCAACCTCGACCTGGAGTGGACAGGCCCGACCCCGACCGAGCAGGGCACGCAGCCTGCCCGGTGCGCGATCAACACCGCACGCAACTCCGACCAGCCCCACCTGGCGGAGATGACGACGAAGGCCATCTCGATCCTGGACGCCAGGTCCCGGCATTCGCGAAGGGGCTTCTTCCTGCAGGTGGAAGGGGCGTCGATCGACAAACAGGACCACGCGGCCAATCCCTGCGGCCAGATCGGTGAGACGATCGCCTTCGACGCCGCCGTACGTTCCGCGTTGGATTACCAACGCACCCATCGCGACACGCTGGTCGTGGTGACTGCCGACCACGGTCACACCAGTCAGATCGTCGAGACCGGTACGACGACCGCCGGGGTGACCGCCACCCTGACCACCAATGAGGGTGCCGACCTGACGATCAGCTACGCGACGACGGAGTATCCCGGTTCGCAACAGCACACCGGCACCCAGGTGAGGATCGCCGCCGGCGGCCCGCAGGCAGCCTCCGTGCTCGGGGTGACCGACCAGACCGACCTCTTCTTCACAGTGAGGCGAGCACTCAGCCTGCACTGA
- a CDS encoding MFS transporter — protein METEVSRWPRSFAALQIRNYRIYFCSQIVANTGLWMQRIAQDWLISQLTGSAAAVGITVACQFLPVLLFGMFGGLVADRFPKRRVLMITQSVAASLAGLLGLLAITGVVQAWHVFGIAVMLGFVTVVDNPTRQAFVSELVGRDHIRSAVSLNSSVFQLGGLVGPAVSGVLIHAVGQGPSFLINGAACLLVVTLLGIMVVPDSVSRAATQSDSISRQIAEGLRYIRHTPEVMWAIILVTALALFGLNMPVILTAFATTVFTSGVGGYSLFNTLVAVGSLAGALLSARRTGGPRLRLLVSCLAALGVGLVLASRFGWEPLFCVTLVGIGIVTMLFMTSANSLVQMTAPAAVRGRVMSVYLLMLLGCQAIGGPIVGTVIDHLGVRSTMLVCGSIVTLAALGAGLAMARQSNLRLSVSRSRVPLQIVHR, from the coding sequence GTGGAGACCGAGGTCTCCCGCTGGCCTCGGAGCTTCGCCGCCCTACAGATTCGCAACTACCGGATCTACTTCTGCAGCCAGATCGTGGCCAACACCGGCCTGTGGATGCAGCGCATCGCCCAGGACTGGCTGATCAGCCAGTTGACCGGCAGCGCGGCGGCGGTCGGCATCACGGTCGCCTGCCAGTTCCTGCCGGTATTGCTGTTCGGCATGTTCGGCGGACTGGTGGCCGACCGCTTCCCCAAGCGCAGGGTGCTGATGATCACCCAGTCGGTGGCCGCGTCGCTGGCCGGGCTGCTCGGCCTGCTCGCGATCACCGGCGTCGTTCAGGCCTGGCACGTCTTCGGCATCGCGGTGATGCTCGGCTTCGTCACCGTTGTCGACAATCCGACCCGGCAGGCGTTCGTCTCCGAACTGGTCGGCCGCGATCACATCCGCAGCGCTGTCAGCCTGAACTCCTCGGTCTTCCAGCTCGGCGGACTCGTCGGCCCCGCGGTCTCCGGCGTGTTGATCCACGCCGTCGGCCAGGGCCCGTCGTTCCTGATCAACGGCGCCGCCTGCCTGCTGGTGGTCACCCTGCTCGGCATCATGGTGGTACCCGATTCAGTGTCCCGGGCGGCAACGCAGAGCGACTCGATCAGCCGCCAGATCGCCGAGGGACTGCGCTACATCCGTCACACGCCGGAGGTGATGTGGGCGATCATCCTGGTCACCGCGCTGGCGTTGTTCGGGCTCAACATGCCGGTCATCCTGACCGCCTTCGCAACAACGGTCTTCACCAGCGGCGTTGGTGGCTACAGCCTGTTCAACACCCTGGTCGCGGTCGGGTCGCTGGCTGGCGCACTGCTGTCGGCGCGGCGGACCGGCGGACCGCGGCTGCGGCTGCTGGTCAGCTGCCTCGCGGCCCTCGGAGTCGGGCTGGTCCTCGCCTCGCGCTTCGGTTGGGAGCCGCTGTTCTGCGTCACCCTGGTGGGCATCGGCATCGTCACCATGTTGTTCATGACCAGCGCCAACTCGCTGGTTCAGATGACCGCGCCGGCCGCTGTACGGGGCCGGGTGATGAGCGTCTACCTGCTGATGCTGCTGGGCTGCCAGGCGATCGGCGGTCCGATCGTCGGCACCGTGATCGATCACCTCGGGGTCCGCTCGACAATGCTGGTCTGCGGCAGCATCGTGACGCTGGCGGCGCTCGGCGCGGGCCTGGCGATGGCCCGGCAGTCGAATCTGCGGTTGAGCGTCAGCCGGAGCCGGGTGCCGCTGCAGATCGTCCACCGCTGA
- a CDS encoding LysR substrate-binding domain-containing protein has protein sequence MADEQTFDPVLLRTYLAVVEGLSFTRAAEQLGLSQPTVSQHVRRLELAAGRQLVSRDTRTVRLTDNGEAMAGFARTILAANDEAIAYFRGSAMSGRLRFGAADELALSELPHILRDFRQLYPKINLELTVTQSGILQRRLLANHLDLIFINQEPDTDRGRLVRRDRLVWVGLEKTDIDPDQPVPLITYHAPSYSRSAAISALEGIGRTWRITCNTREINAILAATRAGLGLCVLAQSRVPADLRVVSGRFDLPVLPDVEMALVDNPRAPREPVEALSRAIHNLPLAPLRP, from the coding sequence GTGGCGGACGAGCAGACCTTCGATCCGGTGCTGCTGCGCACCTATCTGGCCGTGGTCGAGGGGCTGAGTTTCACCCGGGCGGCCGAGCAGCTGGGGCTGAGCCAACCAACCGTCTCCCAGCACGTCCGCCGGCTGGAGCTGGCGGCCGGTCGCCAGTTGGTCTCCCGTGACACCCGGACCGTACGGCTGACCGACAACGGCGAGGCGATGGCCGGGTTCGCCCGGACGATTCTGGCTGCCAACGACGAGGCGATCGCCTACTTCCGCGGCTCGGCGATGTCCGGCAGGCTCCGGTTCGGAGCGGCCGACGAACTGGCGCTCAGCGAGCTGCCGCACATCCTGCGGGACTTTCGGCAGCTCTATCCGAAGATCAACCTCGAACTCACCGTGACGCAGTCCGGCATCCTGCAGCGCCGCCTGCTGGCCAACCATCTTGATCTGATCTTCATCAACCAGGAGCCCGACACCGACCGGGGCCGGTTGGTGCGCCGTGACCGGCTGGTCTGGGTCGGGCTGGAGAAGACAGACATCGATCCGGACCAGCCGGTGCCGCTGATCACCTATCACGCACCCAGCTACAGCCGGAGTGCCGCGATCAGCGCGCTGGAGGGCATCGGCCGGACCTGGCGGATCACCTGCAACACCCGCGAGATCAACGCCATCCTGGCCGCGACCCGGGCCGGGCTCGGACTGTGCGTCCTCGCCCAGAGCCGGGTTCCCGCCGACCTGCGGGTGGTCAGCGGCCGCTTCGATCTGCCCGTGCTGCCCGACGTGGAGATGGCTCTGGTGGACAATCCGCGGGCACCCCGGGAACCCGTCGAAGCGCTCAGCCGGGCCATCCACAACCTGCCCCTGGCGCCGCTGCGACCCTGA
- a CDS encoding MFS transporter: MDPDRASDDHRPRVGHALGAGARGIGRGIGHGVTGGLRKIVDYSDSGGAGPTGLGKLVRLEFTDSVGDAAVTIALAGTIFFGTPTDEARPEVARFLAMTMVPLAILAPLIGPFLDRFRYGRRWAIGISTALRAFLSWVLAGVVSDPGSVWVFVCALGVLVANKANTVSRAAAVPRLLPEGFTLVNANSRLSMANVAGLAVGGVLGGVISRLGPEWALRFAFVVFLVAVVQTILLPAQVDSTKGERSAGAVFWRRKNGPNDQRRFRNMTAPTQLALLANLGAKLMGGFLTFFLAFLFREHPLGNLPALVALAIVVAASGAGNAIGTVIGNLLKDKRPELIALIFLGVDAAMAVVTAIFYGAPTVIAMGFVAGLSTQMVKLGYNALVQRDVADEVQTSVFARSEAVFQMCWVAGGFLGIALPLIPHLGFAVVAGLLLAVAVLIMIHWVRTHRPQPIGETGLESPQEG; this comes from the coding sequence GTGGATCCGGACCGGGCTTCCGACGACCACCGACCCCGTGTCGGCCATGCCCTGGGAGCTGGTGCCCGCGGCATCGGCCGGGGCATCGGCCACGGTGTCACCGGCGGCCTGCGCAAGATCGTCGACTACAGCGACTCCGGCGGCGCCGGACCGACCGGCCTGGGAAAGCTGGTCAGGCTGGAGTTCACCGACTCGGTCGGCGACGCCGCGGTCACCATTGCCCTGGCCGGCACGATCTTCTTCGGTACGCCGACCGACGAGGCCCGGCCCGAAGTGGCGCGCTTCCTGGCCATGACGATGGTCCCGCTGGCCATCCTGGCGCCGCTGATCGGCCCCTTCCTCGATCGTTTCCGGTACGGCCGCCGCTGGGCGATCGGGATCTCGACCGCGCTCCGCGCCTTCCTGTCCTGGGTGCTCGCCGGTGTCGTCAGCGACCCCGGCTCGGTGTGGGTGTTCGTCTGTGCGCTCGGGGTGCTGGTGGCCAACAAGGCCAACACGGTGAGCCGGGCCGCCGCCGTACCCCGGCTGCTTCCCGAGGGTTTCACCCTGGTGAACGCCAATTCGCGGCTGTCGATGGCCAACGTCGCCGGCCTGGCGGTCGGCGGCGTGCTGGGCGGTGTGATCTCCCGGCTGGGCCCGGAATGGGCATTGCGCTTCGCCTTCGTTGTCTTCCTGGTCGCGGTCGTCCAGACGATCCTGCTGCCCGCCCAGGTGGACTCGACGAAGGGCGAGCGGTCGGCCGGCGCGGTGTTCTGGCGGCGCAAGAACGGGCCGAACGACCAGCGCCGGTTCCGCAACATGACCGCGCCGACGCAGCTGGCGCTGTTGGCCAACCTCGGCGCCAAGCTGATGGGCGGCTTCCTGACCTTCTTCCTGGCGTTCCTGTTCCGGGAACATCCGTTGGGCAATCTGCCTGCGCTGGTCGCCCTGGCGATCGTCGTTGCAGCCTCCGGTGCGGGCAACGCGATCGGCACGGTGATCGGCAACCTGCTGAAGGACAAGCGGCCGGAGTTGATCGCGCTGATCTTCCTGGGCGTCGATGCAGCGATGGCGGTGGTCACCGCAATCTTCTACGGTGCACCGACCGTGATCGCCATGGGCTTCGTCGCCGGGCTCTCCACCCAGATGGTGAAACTCGGCTACAACGCACTGGTCCAGCGCGACGTCGCCGACGAGGTGCAGACCTCGGTGTTCGCGCGCTCGGAGGCGGTCTTCCAGATGTGCTGGGTGGCCGGTGGTTTCCTCGGCATCGCGCTGCCGTTGATCCCGCACCTTGGCTTCGCTGTTGTGGCCGGTCTGTTGTTGGCGGTTGCTGTGTTGATCATGATCCACTGGGTCCGTACGCACCGGCCGCAGCCGATCGGCGAAACGGGATTAGAGAGTCCCCAGGAGGGCTGA
- a CDS encoding DUF3027 domain-containing protein, with protein MVTSGRTRAVKLDSIAAGAVDLAREAAEETAGVLGVGEYLGAYAEAERVVSHHFACPHPGYRGWHWSVTLVRASRARVATVDEVVLLPGDDALTAQEWVPWADRVEPGDVGPGMLMPSPDNDPRLEPGYTGGESAADPEPAEASVIRAVVSELGLGRERVLTVEGRDEAAERWLAGPGGPDNQLSKAAPATCITCGFFVRLRGGLGREFGVCANAYSPSDAQVVSIDHGCGAHSSVPEPERAKELPPPVWDTIAWDETGGLFD; from the coding sequence ATGGTTACCTCCGGACGCACCCGCGCGGTGAAACTCGACTCGATCGCTGCCGGTGCCGTCGATCTTGCCCGCGAGGCGGCCGAGGAAACGGCCGGCGTACTGGGGGTCGGCGAGTATCTGGGGGCGTACGCCGAGGCAGAGCGTGTGGTCAGTCACCACTTCGCCTGCCCGCACCCGGGCTATCGAGGCTGGCACTGGTCGGTGACCTTGGTCCGAGCCTCCCGGGCCCGTGTGGCGACGGTCGACGAAGTCGTCCTGCTGCCGGGAGACGACGCGCTGACCGCCCAGGAGTGGGTGCCCTGGGCGGACCGGGTCGAACCGGGTGACGTCGGTCCCGGCATGCTGATGCCGTCGCCGGACAATGATCCGCGTCTGGAACCCGGTTACACCGGCGGTGAGAGCGCGGCCGATCCGGAGCCGGCGGAGGCATCGGTGATCAGAGCAGTGGTCTCTGAACTCGGCCTGGGGCGGGAGCGGGTGCTGACCGTCGAGGGCAGGGACGAGGCTGCTGAACGGTGGCTGGCCGGGCCCGGCGGGCCGGACAACCAGCTGAGCAAGGCGGCTCCGGCGACCTGCATCACCTGCGGTTTCTTCGTACGTCTCCGGGGCGGGCTCGGTCGGGAGTTCGGTGTCTGCGCCAACGCGTACTCACCCTCCGACGCCCAGGTGGTGAGCATCGACCACGGCTGCGGTGCGCATTCCTCGGTGCCCGAGCCGGAACGCGCCAAGGAACTGCCGCCTCCGGTCTGGGACACCATCGCCTGGGACGAGACCGGGGGTCTGTTCGACTGA
- a CDS encoding MarR family winged helix-turn-helix transcriptional regulator: MARAKRKRLTDEYREAVASYVAAGADEQVQRVITAVGRLSKRLDQWYDNQLADLNVSSGEWAVLSELARRNGEAMTPSQLAAATDVAPSSMTHRLDGLVQRGLVQRDADPDNRTRVLVRLSDDGWELFAAAIREANVVESDVVAPLTESQTRELASLLEKLIEGLDAAESPDRSE, translated from the coding sequence ATGGCCAGGGCTAAGCGCAAGAGGTTGACCGATGAGTACCGGGAGGCGGTCGCCAGCTATGTCGCGGCCGGCGCCGACGAACAGGTGCAGCGGGTCATCACCGCGGTCGGGCGGCTGAGCAAACGACTGGACCAGTGGTACGACAACCAGCTGGCCGATCTGAACGTCTCCTCGGGTGAATGGGCCGTGCTCAGCGAGCTGGCCAGGCGCAACGGCGAGGCGATGACGCCGAGCCAGCTCGCCGCAGCGACTGATGTTGCGCCCTCGTCGATGACCCATCGGTTGGACGGGCTGGTGCAGCGCGGCCTGGTGCAACGAGATGCCGACCCCGACAACCGCACGCGCGTGCTTGTCCGCCTGTCCGATGACGGCTGGGAACTGTTCGCGGCGGCGATCCGGGAGGCCAACGTGGTGGAGAGCGACGTCGTCGCGCCGTTGACCGAGAGTCAGACGCGCGAATTGGCCTCGTTGCTGGAGAAGCTGATCGAAGGGCTGGACGCCGCCGAGAGCCCGGATCGCTCCGAATAA
- a CDS encoding DUF2461 domain-containing protein translates to MTFEGFPAKALDFYDDLEIDNSKAFWDANKDVYTSAVQTPMRALTALLEPEFGAAKIFRPYRDVRFSRDKTPYKTHQGAFVHVADATGFYIEISARGVRTGAGFYHAAPEQLAGYRAAAAADGSGRQLSRIVNRLQAAGFEIGGDRLKTKPRGIDPDHPRLELLRHRSLFAGRMLGFDPVIHGADLVDVVRSDWQTLRPLVDWVVRHTLG, encoded by the coding sequence ATGACGTTCGAGGGTTTCCCGGCCAAGGCGCTGGACTTCTACGACGACCTGGAGATCGACAACTCCAAGGCGTTCTGGGATGCCAACAAGGACGTCTACACGTCAGCCGTCCAGACGCCGATGCGCGCTCTGACCGCTCTGCTGGAGCCGGAGTTCGGCGCCGCCAAGATCTTCCGGCCGTACCGGGATGTCCGGTTCTCCCGCGACAAGACGCCGTACAAGACGCATCAGGGCGCGTTCGTCCACGTCGCGGATGCGACCGGTTTCTACATCGAGATCTCGGCTCGAGGCGTACGGACCGGGGCCGGCTTCTATCATGCGGCGCCCGAGCAGCTTGCCGGCTATCGTGCCGCGGCGGCGGCCGACGGCAGCGGCCGGCAGCTGTCCCGGATCGTCAACAGGCTCCAGGCGGCCGGGTTCGAGATCGGCGGCGACCGGTTGAAGACCAAGCCACGCGGTATTGATCCGGATCATCCTCGGCTCGAACTGCTCCGGCACCGTTCGTTGTTCGCCGGCCGGATGCTCGGCTTCGACCCCGTGATCCATGGCGCGGACCTGGTCGACGTCGTCCGGTCGGACTGGCAGACCCTGCGGCCGCTGGTCGACTGGGTGGTACGCCACACCCTCGGCTAG
- a CDS encoding cold-shock protein: MPTGKVRFYDSAKGFGFLSKEEGGDVYVRSTALPPGVTTLKPGQRVEFGVVEGRKGEQALSLRLLDTPPSLAQQRRKSPDEMAVIVEDLIKMLDSISNGYRRGRHPDNRIGKKVATVLRAVADELDV, from the coding sequence GTGCCAACAGGCAAGGTCAGGTTCTACGACTCCGCCAAGGGGTTCGGATTCCTGAGCAAGGAAGAGGGCGGCGACGTCTACGTACGGTCGACCGCGCTTCCGCCCGGGGTGACCACCCTCAAGCCCGGCCAGCGGGTCGAGTTCGGTGTCGTCGAGGGCCGCAAGGGTGAGCAGGCCCTGTCGCTGCGGCTGTTGGACACCCCGCCGTCGCTGGCCCAGCAGCGTCGGAAGTCGCCCGATGAGATGGCGGTGATCGTCGAGGATCTGATCAAGATGCTCGACTCGATCAGCAACGGCTACCGCCGCGGACGGCATCCGGACAACAGGATCGGCAAGAAGGTCGCCACGGTGCTGCGCGCGGTCGCCGACGAATTGGACGTCTAG
- a CDS encoding MarR family winged helix-turn-helix transcriptional regulator: protein MTTRDAESSRAGTSGRDLRSTSGLAAALRPALLRLARRLRQMRDESVDLTPNQLSAMSVLLNNGDQLMGELAARELVQPPSMTRIVNALERRGYVVRSGDPQDKRQARVSLTDPGREVLMANRRRRNDWLARRLAELEPAEREVLRKAVPILEKVNLA from the coding sequence GTGACCACACGTGATGCCGAATCGTCCAGGGCCGGCACCAGTGGCAGGGACCTGCGCAGCACCTCGGGTCTGGCGGCTGCTCTGCGGCCCGCTCTGCTGAGGCTCGCGCGCCGGTTGCGCCAGATGCGTGACGAGTCGGTCGATCTGACTCCCAACCAGTTGTCGGCGATGAGCGTGCTGCTCAACAACGGCGACCAGCTGATGGGTGAGCTCGCCGCGCGGGAGTTGGTCCAGCCGCCGTCGATGACCCGGATCGTCAACGCACTCGAGCGGCGCGGTTATGTCGTCCGATCGGGCGATCCGCAGGACAAGCGCCAGGCCAGGGTGTCGCTGACCGATCCCGGCCGCGAAGTGCTGATGGCCAACCGCAGACGTCGCAACGATTGGCTCGCCCGGCGTCTGGCAGAACTGGAACCGGCAGAGCGTGAGGTCCTGCGCAAAGCCGTACCGATCCTTGAGAAGGTGAATCTCGCGTGA